One Campylobacter concisus DNA segment encodes these proteins:
- a CDS encoding aryl-sulfate sulfotransferase: MNSITIYLLLAFFAALILYFQIQKLTKKLDDEGAVPAYQKAAQEVLENLSNAEKYPKFCNVIQKKINTLRQDILFEDALNEASDKDKALDQLEQTRDKLEALLKQENANWESELVEILDEIDGFVKANFKNGENRAEELRDELKKEFDGL; encoded by the coding sequence ATGAATAGCATTACGATTTATTTGCTGCTTGCATTTTTTGCGGCGCTTATTTTATATTTTCAGATACAAAAACTAACCAAAAAGCTTGACGATGAGGGGGCAGTGCCTGCTTATCAAAAGGCTGCGCAAGAGGTTTTAGAAAATTTAAGCAACGCAGAGAAATACCCTAAATTTTGCAATGTCATACAAAAAAAGATAAATACTCTAAGACAGGACATACTCTTTGAAGATGCGCTAAACGAGGCTAGTGACAAGGACAAAGCCCTTGATCAGCTCGAGCAGACAAGAGATAAGCTAGAAGCACTTTTGAAACAAGAAAATGCAAACTGGGAGAGCGAACTTGTTGAAATTTTAGACGAGATCGATGGTTTTGTAAAGGCAAATTTCAAAAATGGCGAAAATAGAGCTGAAGAGCTAAGGGATGAGCTAAAAAAAGAATTTGATGGGTTGTGA
- the rarD gene encoding EamA family transporter RarD, translating into MPRLNESQKGVILALSAFFMWGFLAVYFNLFSKDVDAYEILAHRIIWSFFLMAAVLCINGKMGEIFALLKDIRSLKALFLSGIFITINWGVYVYAVGSGKILDTSLGYFINPLISMLLGVIIFKESLSKASAIAVCIVIVAVCVQIYAKGGLPLVSIILPLSFGFYAMVRKMAKISAFNGLFIETFFMFPFALGYVLWLVFHSQSHFGLNEDSLLMIASSIVTIVPLVAFNAATTRINLTTIGYLQYISPTIAILCAVFIYGEILDGYKVVSFCMIWLALAIISVDKFRKRSKNE; encoded by the coding sequence ATACCAAGACTAAATGAGAGCCAAAAAGGCGTTATTTTAGCGCTTAGCGCCTTTTTTATGTGGGGATTTTTGGCGGTTTATTTCAACCTATTTAGCAAAGATGTCGATGCTTATGAAATTTTAGCCCACAGGATCATCTGGTCATTTTTCTTGATGGCGGCAGTGCTTTGCATTAATGGCAAAATGGGCGAAATTTTTGCGCTTCTTAAGGATATCCGCTCGCTAAAGGCTCTATTTTTAAGTGGTATTTTTATCACCATAAACTGGGGCGTTTATGTCTATGCGGTGGGTAGCGGCAAAATTTTAGACACGAGTTTGGGATATTTTATAAATCCCTTGATAAGCATGCTCCTTGGCGTCATCATCTTTAAAGAGAGCTTGAGCAAAGCTAGCGCCATAGCCGTTTGCATCGTCATCGTAGCCGTTTGCGTGCAAATTTATGCCAAAGGTGGCCTGCCACTTGTCTCTATCATCTTGCCACTTTCGTTTGGATTTTACGCGATGGTTAGAAAGATGGCTAAGATTAGCGCATTTAACGGGCTTTTTATCGAAACATTTTTTATGTTTCCATTTGCGCTTGGCTACGTTTTATGGCTGGTTTTTCACTCACAAAGCCACTTTGGACTAAACGAGGACTCACTTTTAATGATCGCTTCAAGCATCGTCACTATCGTGCCACTTGTCGCTTTTAACGCAGCTACGACAAGGATAAATTTAACGACTATCGGCTACTTGCAATACATCTCACCAACCATCGCGATCCTTTGCGCGGTCTTCATTTATGGCGAAATTTTAGATGGCTACAAAGTCGTCTCATTTTGTATGATCTGGCTGGCGCTTGCGATAATTAGCGTAGATAAATTTAGAAAAAGGAGTAAAAATGAATAG
- the rarD gene encoding EamA family transporter RarD, with protein MIKGIFYSLLASVLFNCIYYMSVLMNPISTQALIGYRMIFAMPFVIAAIFLLKQQRNFKFLLLKIKLKPKILLVLLATSLIVSFQMWLYLWAPSNGAALKVSIGYLIMPIVMVLFGRIFFKEHLSKTKLASIFFAALGVFSTAVISGGISWESAVVFCLYPVYFTIRKYYNLANFSSFVIEIIFMFLFSFYFALTADMDYVMSQNPNIYYLLILLGAISGIALIAQILSSTLVPINVLGLLTYFEPIMMLFVSFAIGERLEKSSYFLMICLAISVTLLMIDSINSIKGDKNTKTK; from the coding sequence ATGATAAAAGGCATTTTTTATTCGCTTTTGGCATCAGTTTTATTTAACTGCATCTACTACATGTCAGTGCTCATGAACCCCATCAGCACGCAAGCTCTTATTGGATACCGCATGATCTTTGCCATGCCTTTTGTCATCGCCGCCATTTTTTTGTTAAAACAGCAGCGAAATTTCAAATTTTTACTTCTAAAAATAAAGCTAAAACCTAAAATTTTACTAGTTTTGCTTGCTACCTCGCTCATCGTCTCATTTCAGATGTGGCTCTATCTCTGGGCTCCAAGTAACGGCGCAGCGCTAAAAGTCTCTATAGGCTACCTCATCATGCCAATAGTCATGGTCCTTTTTGGACGGATATTTTTCAAAGAGCACCTCTCAAAAACAAAGCTAGCATCGATATTTTTTGCAGCTCTTGGCGTCTTTAGCACAGCAGTCATAAGCGGCGGAATCTCGTGGGAGAGCGCTGTAGTTTTTTGCCTTTATCCAGTCTATTTTACCATTAGAAAGTACTACAACCTTGCAAATTTCTCAAGCTTTGTTATCGAGATAATTTTTATGTTTTTATTCTCATTTTATTTTGCGCTCACAGCCGATATGGACTACGTAATGAGCCAAAATCCAAACATCTACTATCTGCTCATCTTGCTTGGTGCTATCAGCGGCATAGCCCTCATCGCCCAGATCCTCTCAAGCACGCTCGTGCCGATAAATGTACTAGGTTTGCTTACATATTTTGAGCCTATAATGATGCTTTTTGTCTCATTTGCCATCGGCGAGAGACTGGAGAAAAGCTCATACTTTTTGATGATCTGCCTAGCCATCTCTGTCACGCTTTTGATGATAGATAGTATAAATTCTATAAAAGGCGACAAAAATACCAAGACTAAATGA
- a CDS encoding class II 3-deoxy-7-phosphoheptulonate synthase, with product MTWNRDSWREFNILQQPTYPNLKELKEAEEKLKALPPLVFAGEARSLKNELAKVCNGEAFLLQGGDCAESFTNFNANNIRDMFKVLLQMAIVLTFGGGCPVVKVGRVAGQFAKPRSSDYEEVNGVKLPSYRGDIINGFEFDEKARIADPKRMIEAYYQSASTMNLLRAFSRGGLADLHQVHKWNLGFVKKPEIGEKYAKLADDLTKTLSFMAACGITSANTPAINQTAVYTSHEALLLPYEEALTRVDSLSGEWYDCSAHMLWIGERTRGINDAHVHFLSGVKNPIGVKIGPSAKAEDVVALANKLNPENEAGRLNVIIRMGADKIGENLPKILRELKREGLNIVYSIDPMHGNTVKASNNYKTREFSKILSEVRSFFEIHKAEGTRAGGVHLEMTGKDVTECTGGALNITESSLKERYETQCDPRLNADQALELAFLMADLVKKA from the coding sequence ATGACTTGGAACAGAGATAGTTGGAGAGAATTTAACATCTTGCAACAACCAACTTATCCAAATTTAAAAGAGCTAAAAGAGGCTGAAGAAAAACTAAAAGCACTTCCGCCTTTGGTATTTGCTGGTGAGGCTAGAAGTCTTAAAAATGAGCTTGCAAAAGTTTGCAATGGCGAGGCTTTTTTGCTTCAAGGTGGCGACTGCGCTGAGAGCTTTACAAATTTTAACGCAAACAACATCAGAGATATGTTTAAGGTCTTACTTCAAATGGCGATAGTTTTAACCTTTGGCGGTGGCTGTCCAGTGGTCAAAGTAGGCCGCGTAGCAGGGCAGTTTGCAAAGCCTAGAAGTAGCGATTATGAAGAGGTAAATGGCGTTAAGTTGCCAAGCTATAGAGGTGACATCATAAATGGCTTTGAATTTGACGAAAAGGCTAGAATTGCCGACCCAAAACGCATGATAGAGGCCTACTATCAAAGTGCTTCTACGATGAACCTCTTAAGAGCCTTTTCAAGAGGAGGTTTGGCAGACCTTCATCAGGTGCATAAGTGGAATTTAGGCTTTGTTAAAAAGCCAGAGATCGGTGAGAAATACGCAAAACTAGCTGATGATCTAACAAAAACTCTATCTTTCATGGCAGCTTGTGGCATCACTTCAGCAAACACTCCAGCGATAAATCAAACAGCAGTCTATACATCTCACGAGGCACTGCTTTTGCCTTATGAAGAGGCGCTAACTAGGGTTGATAGCCTTAGTGGCGAGTGGTATGACTGCTCGGCTCACATGCTTTGGATAGGCGAGAGAACGCGCGGCATAAACGACGCTCACGTGCATTTTTTAAGCGGCGTTAAAAATCCTATCGGCGTTAAGATTGGACCAAGCGCAAAAGCTGAAGACGTCGTCGCACTCGCAAATAAGCTAAATCCAGAAAATGAAGCTGGCAGACTAAATGTGATAATCAGAATGGGCGCTGATAAGATTGGCGAAAATTTACCAAAAATTTTAAGAGAGCTAAAGCGCGAGGGGCTAAATATCGTTTATAGCATCGATCCTATGCATGGCAATACCGTTAAAGCCTCGAACAACTACAAAACTCGTGAATTTAGTAAAATTTTAAGCGAGGTTAGAAGCTTTTTTGAAATTCACAAAGCTGAGGGCACAAGAGCAGGTGGCGTGCATCTTGAGATGACTGGCAAAGATGTGACAGAGTGCACCGGTGGCGCGCTAAACATCACTGAAAGCTCGCTAAAAGAGAGATATGAGACGCAGTGCGATCCAAGACTAAATGCTGATCAGGCTTTAGAGCTTGCATTTTTGATGGCTGATCTAGTTAAAAAAGCTTAA
- a CDS encoding NAD(P)/FAD-dependent oxidoreductase, whose protein sequence is MANIYDLIVVGGGPCGIASVVEAKRNGLSNVLLLEKGDNHSQTIRKFYKDNKRVDKEYKGQDSTIHGLVSFEDGTKESTLDYFDKLLDSENIEAFFNSEVESVKKEGEIFKVTTSKAVYEAKNVMVSIGKMGRPNKPDYKIPPSLNSVVNFNLDNCTNGEKVLVVGGGNSAVEYAIELCQYNKTTIAYRKDKFSRVNETNLTALWELEKHNKIKVRLNHDITEIDNESGKVRVHYENGKIRVYDRVVYAIGGSSPVDFLQKCQIKTDEKGTPIVDSSYQSSVPGLYVGGDIVLKNGGSIVVGLNHAHSVIKDILKGKAQA, encoded by the coding sequence ATGGCAAATATTTATGATCTAATAGTAGTTGGCGGCGGACCTTGTGGCATAGCTAGCGTAGTTGAGGCTAAAAGAAATGGCTTAAGTAATGTTTTACTCCTTGAAAAAGGCGACAACCACAGCCAGACTATAAGAAAATTTTATAAAGATAATAAACGCGTGGATAAAGAGTATAAAGGGCAAGATAGCACGATACATGGGCTAGTTTCGTTTGAAGATGGCACAAAAGAGAGCACGCTTGATTATTTTGACAAGCTACTTGACTCTGAGAATATCGAGGCTTTTTTTAATTCTGAGGTTGAAAGCGTAAAAAAAGAGGGCGAAATCTTTAAAGTAACTACCTCAAAAGCTGTCTATGAAGCCAAAAACGTGATGGTCTCTATCGGCAAAATGGGACGACCAAACAAGCCTGATTATAAGATCCCGCCATCACTAAATTCAGTTGTAAATTTTAACCTTGATAACTGCACAAACGGCGAAAAAGTGCTAGTTGTGGGTGGTGGCAACTCTGCGGTTGAGTACGCTATCGAGCTTTGCCAGTACAACAAAACGACGATCGCTTACAGAAAAGATAAATTTAGCCGTGTAAATGAGACAAATTTAACCGCTCTTTGGGAGCTTGAGAAGCACAATAAGATAAAAGTAAGGCTAAATCACGATATAACCGAGATCGATAACGAATCAGGCAAGGTAAGAGTGCATTATGAAAATGGCAAAATTCGTGTCTATGACAGGGTTGTTTATGCGATCGGTGGCTCAAGTCCGGTTGATTTTTTACAAAAATGTCAGATAAAAACTGATGAAAAAGGCACTCCGATAGTTGATAGCAGCTACCAAAGCAGCGTGCCAGGACTATATGTGGGAGGCGACATCGTTTTAAAAAATGGCGGCTCGATAGTAGTCGGACTAAATCACGCTCATAGCGTCATCAAAGACATCTTAAAAGGCAAGGCACAAGCTTGA
- a CDS encoding vesicular transport factor Uso1p, with amino-acid sequence MINKIALAIVCLIAGFSLSFLKFQKEDEAPKDTNQTIYSINFDDLPEEEKQRYVSKDDLYEYGGYITPKSYMQNFVDDKDLNLSDNVKELQEQVRELSKKNEILAADNVDMSEKNLDFISKISEMKRNIENEKNEIVEKNQKALGELEAQHFENIQALTKRLNEAQADMIESSKAYEKKIIDLENAINDARNGDESKLKDAKASFNKFKESFEANYTALKEQNNELNATLAQKEALIKEYEKAQSEKDRGEKKEILLLKEEIERVKNDADTQKFSYEKEINALNDGFETQKSVMEDELSKKANKIIDLQEALESNKTALKDRIYELEEIKKNLNSKDLMAQSYNGKNLELNASLAALHKSFDDLKQKSLKSEQENKLANENISSLKKELERANALNKKLEKQNLDANSTLNELSKKLSLSEESFKKSQEELKALDTKTTKFIKTLFDQNQTISLQSQKLGSNEGELKNLISKLDLKDAKIKELEENVTKTSQMLLAKQNELETQKRTLKIDMQNYEILRQQINMLQKKIVDTSTFLTDNNKSGGKNLLSLQNELENAKQKLNESNKTIERLNSKISELSSSGHKGGAVNAQIIELQKDIEQNLNRQDELENENVNLKNILQATTKPETPTKLVLISSIECDDMDAKDKVSIMCKNRVSEFLQRFNSNYMYEIIPIVDKKNFVIPSNVAQNIKKDDLGKLNNYVNYGVGKERAKAAAELIKEEFGDFARISFSSEVIVKDVTRGFIIKVYR; translated from the coding sequence TTGATAAATAAAATCGCACTAGCTATTGTTTGTCTGATAGCTGGCTTTTCTCTCTCATTTTTGAAATTTCAAAAAGAGGACGAGGCGCCAAAAGATACTAATCAAACGATTTATTCTATAAATTTTGATGATCTTCCTGAAGAAGAGAAGCAAAGATATGTAAGCAAAGACGATCTTTACGAGTATGGCGGCTACATCACGCCAAAAAGCTACATGCAAAATTTTGTTGATGATAAGGATCTAAATTTATCAGACAATGTTAAAGAGCTTCAAGAGCAAGTGCGCGAGTTAAGCAAAAAAAATGAAATTTTGGCCGCTGATAATGTCGATATGAGCGAGAAAAATTTAGACTTCATAAGTAAAATTTCAGAGATGAAAAGAAATATCGAAAATGAAAAAAATGAGATAGTAGAAAAAAATCAAAAGGCTCTTGGCGAGCTTGAGGCGCAACACTTTGAAAATATCCAAGCTTTGACAAAGCGCCTAAATGAAGCGCAAGCTGATATGATAGAGAGTTCAAAGGCCTACGAGAAAAAGATAATCGACCTTGAAAATGCGATAAATGACGCTAGAAATGGCGATGAGAGCAAACTTAAAGATGCCAAGGCCAGCTTTAATAAATTTAAAGAGAGCTTTGAGGCAAACTACACTGCTTTAAAAGAGCAAAATAACGAGCTAAATGCGACACTTGCGCAAAAAGAGGCTCTTATAAAAGAGTATGAAAAAGCTCAAAGTGAAAAAGATAGAGGCGAGAAAAAAGAAATTTTGCTTTTAAAAGAGGAGATCGAGCGAGTTAAAAATGACGCCGACACTCAAAAATTTAGCTACGAAAAAGAGATAAATGCGCTAAATGATGGCTTTGAGACACAAAAGAGCGTTATGGAGGATGAGCTTTCTAAAAAGGCAAACAAGATAATCGATCTGCAGGAGGCTCTTGAGTCAAACAAGACTGCACTAAAAGATAGAATTTACGAGCTTGAAGAGATCAAGAAAAATTTAAACTCAAAAGATCTAATGGCACAAAGCTATAATGGCAAAAATTTAGAGCTAAATGCCTCGCTTGCGGCACTTCATAAAAGCTTTGATGATCTAAAACAAAAGAGCCTAAAAAGCGAGCAAGAGAACAAGCTTGCAAATGAAAATATAAGCTCGCTTAAAAAAGAGCTTGAGAGGGCAAATGCTCTAAATAAAAAGCTTGAAAAGCAAAATTTAGACGCAAACTCAACTCTAAATGAGCTAAGTAAAAAGCTAAGTTTAAGCGAAGAGAGCTTTAAAAAGAGCCAAGAGGAGCTAAAAGCACTCGATACAAAGACAACTAAATTTATAAAAACGCTATTTGATCAAAACCAAACTATCTCTTTGCAGTCACAAAAACTTGGCTCAAACGAGGGCGAGCTAAAGAATTTAATCTCAAAACTTGATCTAAAAGATGCGAAGATAAAAGAGCTTGAAGAAAATGTCACAAAGACAAGCCAGATGCTCCTCGCCAAGCAAAACGAGCTAGAAACGCAAAAAAGAACGCTAAAGATCGATATGCAAAACTATGAAATTTTGCGTCAGCAAATAAATATGCTACAAAAAAAGATAGTCGATACCTCAACCTTTTTAACCGACAACAACAAAAGTGGCGGCAAAAATTTACTAAGCTTGCAAAATGAACTAGAAAATGCAAAACAAAAGCTAAACGAGAGCAATAAGACGATCGAACGGCTAAACTCAAAGATAAGTGAGCTAAGCTCTAGCGGTCATAAAGGCGGAGCCGTAAATGCCCAGATCATCGAGCTTCAAAAAGATATCGAGCAAAATTTAAACAGACAAGACGAGCTTGAAAATGAAAATGTAAATTTAAAAAATATCTTACAAGCCACGACAAAGCCTGAAACCCCAACAAAGCTCGTCCTCATCTCTAGCATCGAGTGTGACGACATGGACGCAAAAGACAAGGTCAGCATAATGTGCAAAAACAGAGTGAGCGAGTTTTTACAGAGATTTAACTCAAACTATATGTATGAGATCATCCCGATCGTGGATAAGAAAAATTTTGTCATCCCATCAAATGTCGCTCAAAATATCAAAAAAGATGACCTTGGCAAGCTAAACAACTACGTAAATTACGGCGTTGGTAAAGAGCGTGCAAAGGCTGCGGCTGAGCTTATAAAAGAGGAATTTGGCGACTTTGCAAGGATCAGCTTTAGCTCTGAAGTGATCGTAAAAGATGTGACGCGCGGCTTTATCATCAAGGTTTATAGATGA
- a CDS encoding tRNA1(Val) (adenine(37)-N6)-methyltransferase, with product MILAQLENGYRYNSDTLVLYDFICASFGEISGRVLDVGAGCGILGLLIKRDFKKIDLSMLDILELNSEISIFNANSNCLEARAITADFANFKDSEKFDLIISNPPFYHDGVTKSQNEHIKVSRYASSLNLKDFIRGISVNLKPHKRAFFCYAPDDLSEIVACLKEYKLNLVSLKFIHTKKDKPANLALLEVRNNSSSKLKVLPPLVMSEDGAHTKEASEIFKKADTNSISYKEIA from the coding sequence ATGATCTTAGCCCAGCTTGAAAATGGCTATCGCTACAACAGCGATACGCTCGTTCTTTATGATTTTATTTGCGCGAGCTTTGGCGAAATTTCTGGTAGAGTTTTGGACGTTGGAGCAGGGTGCGGGATACTTGGACTTTTGATTAAGCGTGACTTTAAAAAGATAGATCTAAGTATGCTTGACATTTTGGAGCTAAATAGCGAAATTTCAATCTTTAACGCAAATAGCAACTGCCTAGAGGCTAGAGCCATAACGGCTGATTTTGCAAATTTTAAAGATAGTGAGAAATTTGATCTAATAATCTCAAATCCGCCTTTTTATCATGACGGTGTTACAAAAAGCCAAAATGAGCACATAAAAGTTAGCAGATATGCAAGCTCGCTAAATTTAAAGGATTTTATAAGAGGCATAAGCGTAAATTTAAAGCCACATAAAAGGGCGTTTTTTTGCTATGCGCCAGATGATCTTAGCGAGATAGTGGCTTGCTTAAAAGAGTATAAGCTAAATTTGGTGAGCTTAAAATTTATCCATACCAAAAAGGATAAGCCAGCAAATTTGGCTTTGCTTGAAGTGCGAAACAACTCAAGCTCAAAGCTAAAAGTCCTGCCGCCTCTTGTGATGAGCGAGGATGGCGCGCACACGAAAGAGGCAAGCGAGATCTTTAAAAAAGCAGATACAAACAGCATCTCTTACAAGGAGATCGCGTGA
- a CDS encoding YkgJ family cysteine cluster protein — MRADGFSYEFDPSFCESCGGKCCTGESGYIWIDEGEILKFCAAFGMPKDEFESKFLIRVGLRRSIKEKPYDDGFACIFFDEKNKNCSVYELRPKQCRTFPFWDYFKKNLKELRAECIGVKF, encoded by the coding sequence GTGAGGGCTGATGGTTTTAGCTATGAGTTTGATCCTAGCTTTTGCGAGAGTTGCGGGGGCAAATGCTGCACTGGCGAGAGCGGCTACATCTGGATAGATGAGGGTGAAATTTTAAAATTTTGTGCCGCTTTTGGTATGCCAAAAGATGAGTTTGAGAGCAAATTTTTAATACGTGTCGGGCTTAGGCGAAGCATAAAAGAAAAGCCTTATGATGACGGTTTTGCTTGCATATTTTTTGATGAGAAAAATAAAAACTGCTCGGTCTATGAGCTAAGACCTAAGCAGTGCAGGACATTTCCGTTTTGGGATTATTTTAAAAAAAATTTAAAGGAGCTAAGAGCAGAATGCATTGGCGTAAAATTTTAA
- a CDS encoding tetratricopeptide repeat protein: MHWRKILIIFISVFFSTHLLADDNKSVNLRLMQALISQDSGDVNASIQTYLGLFKETNQKTYLKEAIKLAFATKNENLDSLMAEGEKSLKDDSDFIRIKVANLVNLSKLNEAKELMQELATKEPNAQNLLMLGTICMMQNDTVTALKYFEEAYSLKPEEENLLRIVDILLNRMDNVNDATKYLEKFREEQGCTQKTCELLAEIYSQQRNFPKVIELFEEIYDITHDTSYLDKIVQYFVYAKNYKAAIEILKKYGYNDATLMDLYAATGNFGDAYVLAVKIYNDSRDLNFLAKAAIYEYEMNKDSLDEKKITDILDKFEVSVPKLNNDMFFNYYGYLLIDHEIDPRKGVEMVQKALEISPDSPYYEDSLAWGYFKLGECKKAKGIMIHAMKDVDFRTSKEAKEHLHLIERCIINLNKRLKK; this comes from the coding sequence ATGCATTGGCGTAAAATTTTAATAATTTTTATAAGCGTATTTTTTAGCACACATCTGCTTGCAGATGATAACAAAAGTGTAAATTTACGCCTAATGCAAGCTCTCATCTCGCAAGATAGTGGCGATGTAAATGCTAGCATCCAGACCTATCTTGGGCTTTTTAAAGAGACAAATCAAAAGACCTATCTAAAAGAGGCGATCAAGCTAGCCTTTGCTACAAAAAATGAAAATTTAGATAGTCTCATGGCTGAGGGCGAAAAGAGTTTAAAAGATGATAGCGATTTTATCAGGATCAAGGTTGCAAATTTAGTCAATCTCTCTAAGCTAAACGAGGCAAAAGAGCTGATGCAAGAGCTTGCCACAAAAGAGCCAAATGCTCAAAATTTGCTCATGCTTGGCACCATTTGCATGATGCAAAATGATACGGTAACGGCGCTAAAATACTTTGAAGAGGCATACTCGCTAAAGCCTGAAGAGGAGAATTTACTCCGCATCGTTGATATCCTTTTAAACCGCATGGATAATGTAAATGATGCGACAAAATACCTCGAGAAATTCCGTGAGGAGCAGGGCTGCACTCAAAAGACATGTGAGCTTTTGGCTGAAATTTACTCTCAGCAAAGAAATTTCCCAAAGGTGATCGAACTTTTTGAAGAGATCTACGACATCACTCACGACACATCTTATCTTGACAAGATCGTGCAGTATTTTGTCTATGCTAAAAATTACAAAGCGGCTATTGAAATTTTGAAAAAATATGGCTACAACGACGCCACGCTGATGGATCTCTACGCTGCTACTGGAAATTTTGGCGATGCATACGTTTTGGCTGTTAAAATTTATAATGACAGCAGGGATCTAAATTTCTTGGCAAAGGCCGCCATCTACGAGTATGAGATGAACAAAGATAGCCTAGATGAGAAAAAAATCACTGATATCTTAGATAAATTTGAAGTTAGCGTTCCAAAGCTTAATAACGATATGTTTTTTAACTACTACGGCTACTTGCTAATTGATCATGAGATAGACCCAAGAAAGGGTGTGGAGATGGTGCAAAAAGCGCTTGAGATCTCGCCAGACTCGCCTTACTATGAGGACTCGCTAGCGTGGGGGTACTTCAAGCTTGGCGAGTGCAAAAAGGCAAAGGGCATAATGATTCACGCGATGAAAGATGTTGATTTTAGGACTTCAAAAGAGGCAAAAGAGCACCTACATCTAATCGAGCGCTGCATAATAAATTTAAACAAAAGGCTTAAAAAATGA
- the trpC gene encoding indole-3-glycerol phosphate synthase TrpC, with protein MILDEIIKKTKEDLKKRKADYPQEWLGRSLAYNPYVPRDVLGALRSSKDEPIKIIAEIKKASPSKGVIREDFEPIKIAQEYEQYANAFSILTEPHWFKGDIEYITQVRRYASRPILRKDFIVDKYQILEALVYGADFILLIAKALTQGELKELLEYAHHLGLEVLVETHDASDVKKAVFAGANIIGINHRNLDDFTMDMSLCEKLVPLLPNGKIIVAESGLYEHEQLCELNKIGVDAFLIGEHFMRQDDIKNAVKKIKEGE; from the coding sequence ATGATACTTGATGAGATCATAAAAAAGACAAAAGAGGATCTAAAAAAGCGAAAAGCTGACTATCCACAAGAGTGGCTAGGTCGCTCTCTAGCATATAACCCATACGTGCCAAGAGATGTTCTAGGCGCACTTAGATCAAGCAAAGATGAGCCTATAAAGATAATAGCCGAGATAAAAAAAGCAAGCCCAAGCAAAGGCGTGATAAGAGAGGACTTTGAGCCGATCAAGATCGCTCAGGAGTACGAGCAATATGCAAATGCTTTTAGTATCCTAACAGAGCCTCACTGGTTTAAGGGCGACATCGAGTATATCACGCAAGTTCGCCGCTACGCCTCAAGGCCTATCCTTAGAAAAGACTTTATCGTTGATAAGTATCAAATTTTAGAAGCACTTGTTTATGGAGCGGACTTTATCCTGCTCATCGCCAAGGCGCTAACTCAAGGCGAGCTAAAAGAGCTACTTGAGTACGCGCACCACTTGGGGCTTGAGGTCTTAGTAGAGACCCATGACGCGAGCGATGTGAAAAAGGCGGTCTTTGCAGGAGCAAATATAATAGGGATAAATCATAGAAATTTAGATGATTTTACGATGGATATGAGCCTTTGTGAGAAGCTCGTGCCGCTTTTGCCAAACGGCAAGATAATAGTCGCTGAAAGCGGACTTTACGAGCATGAGCAGCTTTGCGAGCTAAACAAGATCGGAGTTGATGCCTTCTTGATAGGAGAGCATTTCATGAGGCAAGATGATATAAAAAATGCCGTTAAAAAGATAAAGGAGGGCGAGTGA
- a CDS encoding HIT family protein: protein MQHLCAPWRSEYFSTKKDSCVFCEIINSKEDDEKNGVLFRAKHCFGIMNLYPYSPGHFMIIPNHHTDKIEELDEQTWFEMSKFVRLGVEILKRELHAQGVNIGMNLGKAAGAGIAEHVHYHLVPRWSGDTNFITTIADVRVNGTPFHPLYQKLKKAFSGVI from the coding sequence ATGCAGCACCTTTGTGCCCCTTGGAGAAGCGAGTATTTCAGCACAAAAAAAGATAGTTGCGTCTTTTGCGAGATCATAAATTCAAAAGAGGACGATGAGAAAAATGGCGTGCTTTTTCGTGCTAAGCACTGCTTTGGGATCATGAATTTATACCCATATTCGCCAGGACACTTTATGATCATACCAAACCATCACACCGACAAGATCGAGGAGCTTGACGAGCAGACGTGGTTTGAGATGAGTAAATTTGTAAGGCTTGGGGTTGAAATTTTAAAGCGCGAGCTTCACGCGCAAGGCGTAAATATCGGTATGAATTTAGGCAAGGCAGCAGGCGCTGGCATAGCTGAGCACGTGCACTATCACCTTGTACCAAGGTGGAGCGGGGATACAAATTTCATCACAACGATCGCCGATGTCAGGGTAAATGGCACGCCGTTTCATCCGCTTTATCAAAAGCTAAAAAAGGCTTTTAGTGGCGTTATTTGA